The genomic interval TCAGTATTTGGTTTCCCAGCGCCCCTCGCCGCACATCTTCAGAGCCTTGCCACCTACATGTAAATATACAGcaagtgaaaacaaaacaggCTTGATTTgcaagaagacacacacacGAGCAGATCACGATAGGCCAAATGTGCTCGGTCGAAAAGATTAGTAATGAGAAGAATGAGAATCAATGGtgtcaaatgtgtgtgtttaggtaaaaagaaaatacatatatacataattatatgtacatatggAGGGACAActaatttatttgaaagtttACTACCCCAAAAAGtagataaaatgttattattgttttgtttgtttgtttgtttgtattttgtaagaATAATGATAGACACAGATCACAAATTCTTATTCCTATTATATTGCAATTCTattttcaagttaaaaataagaataaaacacaTGGATAggttaataataagaataagaacaACAATAATCATTAAGGCATTCcaaattattactattgttattattattgctgttgttgctttaattcatgtttttaaaaccagaaagtccagaaaaactaaaataaataaatgcctatAATACctaaaaactgtcaaaaaagaTCAAAGAGTTATAAAGGTTGTATTTTTTACTCAAttggaaaattattattattattattattattattattattattattaatataataataatagtaatagtaataatattaataaagtattaaatgttttattatgtttatatttccaaaaactaaactaaaaattgCCAATGACTTAAGAAAAAAACTAGATATTTAAATCTTAATATGTAACACAGTTATAGTAGCAGTTGCACTAAATTACTTGTAAACAGAAAACCACCATCACACTATAAGCATCATTTTCTGAGGTTTTGAGGTTTGTTGTTTAACTACACATATGTGTcaccaagacacacacataacCTTTCCTTTGACTGACACTGATACtgctttctctttatttaacATCAGACAAAAACAGCAAGACCATCTCATCCTTCCAAACAACCTTCTGCCCCATGACAGACCAGGTAACAATGCAGATGCAGACGGGGGGGAAGGAGCAATAATTATTTCCATGCACAAATGAACACCTGTAgatggaacacacacacacacacacctgcaggaTCTAAGACCTCCTCAATGACGGGCGGCAGACGCAATCCGCAGTCCATGGTTGTCGTGGCGACGGGCCTCAGGAAGTGGAGGGGTGGGGGCTGGAGGGGGTTAGATGTCCAAACGCACGCTCGCCAATGAAGCAGGCGCAGTGATAATGGTCAGAAAACAGGAGGGACGATCGCGCACAGCCCTGCGAGGAATGTCAGGCTCCACACACACTGTGCTGCGACGGTCGACACatcctgcaacacacacacacacacacacacagatcagttCAACATCCTTCCAAAAAAACTGCAGAAATCACAATCTAAACTGCTTACAGATGATTTATTGCTCTTCCTGAACAACTGTGCAGTTCTCTCCCTCTCTGCTCTGCTCTCTGTTTCTTATTGTCTCAAAGCTTGACAAAACAAAGCTTGAAATCCTGCACAGCATCAAGGGCATTTCAGCAACACGATCATTCAAACGCACGGAAAGCATTGCTCTGCTTACCTTTAATGAGATCTGTGTGTAGCTCAGGACACTGACAGCTTACGTTCTCGTTACTCGCTGTGCATTATGTGTCGTTTACTGCGcgccctcctcctcctccctccttccTTCCCCCTTGCTCTCACTCGCTCGCTCACTCGCTCAGGCTCTCTTGCTCCCCCTTTATCTTTTACCTCAGTTTGCTCTTCTCTCATCTGTTAACTGCGCGATCGCTTTGTGCGCTCCATTGTCTCACAGATTCAATTCGGCTGACTTTTGAGAACATCTTGATGCTTTTTGGACGGATGTGCATTTTGGGTCCATGATGACTGCAAagtaacaaatgaaaaagtcaaaaattaaacaaattaaaagttgGTATAAGACATTTATAGTAATCTATGTCATTCAATTTGactcttattattatattatcatttatcattcattttattttatttttaataattattggaGTTCATTAATACTTGATTAGCACATGTAGAATATAATTAGTAAATTAGAGAAATTCCAACATTCCTCCAAGATtccacacaaaaatattgtttattaatttattcacagAAAATGACAAcccaatataaaaatatttcatgtttaaatatatatatatatatatatatatatatatatatatatatatatatatatatatatacacacacacacacacacacacacacacagcaaagcGTAactatattactaataaaatttAGTGactatattactaataaaataaaagtgaaaaattatattaataacgATTGTAAGTTTAAGttgaaacataaacacacaaataaatacaaaattaataaagatGTCAAAATATTACTGACTACAAAACTGAAAACTACAACAGTACGCAAGGTTAGGTCAGGTTATGTGGTCAAAAAGTGTGCCAGTTTCCATTTAATCAccataaataatatcataaaatatccTTGTATAGGACGTATAGCCATTCTAGTATGTAGTAGCTAttctaaataaacatattaaggCTAGAAGTGGCAGCAGGGATCGTTTATTTACGAACACACTAGCGATTCTCATCTCGGTCAGTTTAGCCTCCTCACGCGTGTATGTCGATGTAGAACGGCCTGTGGGAGAAGAGATGCAATGTCTTACCACTGAGGCACTTTACTTCACTTGTTATTAAGAAACCGCAGCTGCCtgagaaacattttgtcattcgTAGAAGCTCTGCTTGCGAAACCATCGAGACCGGGTGTCAAGGAGCGAGAGAAAAAACGCGACAGCAGCTCCTGTCACAGCAACCTGACGGCGTTGCCTGGCAACCGAGCGGTCCGCCGAAAGGCAACCGAATCTCAGCTGAAACGAGGCCAAAAACCGTCAAGTGATGAACGGGTCCGGTGTAAAGTGTAAGCCGGAAGTTTAATCACATATTTGCACAGCTACGTCTGCTCAAGGCTACGTGTTGTTTTTGGGAGTCCGTTAACACGGTCGGCTTCGGTCattttcacataaacacactaaaAGAGCTCAAAGGGATCGATGCTTTGGGCTCAAAGCCAGCAAAATGACAAGAACACCTTTGTAAATGCAGAAACAAACGACCTACCGCAGCAAAGGACCGATCTGTTTACAATTTAGCAGGCCTTCGTCTCAATTTCGCACCTAACGTTagcaattttaaagaaaatatatcgttttgtaatatttcacgatTTAAGTTCATTCCAACATAAGTTAACTTGGTCTAAAATATATCATTTGGTTGACCAGTCAAAATGGTGAAATTGTCAACCAAGTTGGAGCCAATTGCTGgctatatataaacatataaacaattgtttgggagtcaatgggacagtcacaagcctcacagttttttaaataactagTATGCTGCTACTcatagtgtttattttataccCACAGCTTGGTGTTCTGCATAACATCtcttaaaattctttaaatccattttaaaaaataataataattattattattatattaaaatgattaaatgcaacCCCAATTATAAAATGAGACATGTATAACACATTTCCAATAGCACATTTCCTTCCTGCTTCAGAGCTTCAAGCATGGTTAAGATAGCAATCGCACTCCACGCTTTCCATCCAGGTGCCCCATATTTTGCATGGAAGCAAATGAAACCGCCAGATCCCAGATGGATTTTGTTGCCCCGGGCGCTGCCAATCTGCTGGAAACACACTGCGACCTTGAGTCACAACACTCAGGTTCCTGAGGTCAGAATTACAGTTTCTAAACAACGGAAAGTCAAGAACATCCCAGGACATTCATAATATCAGTAGGAAAAAGGGACATGGGATCACAGGATAGGGCATGAAACCGATGCTATTTTGAACATAATAGAccatgggcatgatttttgaTTGTGCATTGATTTGACTAaatcagtggttttcaaacagGAGCCTCAGCAAACTTCAAGAGCGATCCATATAAGTACTTATAGAAATCTTAAAGTAAAGATGTACAACATCATAAATCATCTTAGATAGGAGGGCCTTTGAATATTATCTTGGAAAAAGATTTGCTTTGGAGTCAAAAGTTTGAGAAGCACTGCTCTAAATATCACCTTGTGcaataaataaacgtttttcTGGAGTTAATGAAGCTCAGAATTAACTTTATgcctctttatttctctttatttagaAAGAGCAGAGGAATTACTAATTTCATTCACCAAACGCCTTTACAAACCTGGTTATTAATCTAGAATTCCTGGCTggaaaaatatgctgtaataAAATCAGCCAAATGGATTAAAACTAAATTCCAAAGAAGTGCCAGCTGCATCAAATCAgtattaattcataatatttaatGGAGAAACAAGAAATTCACTTACCTCTAATATGTCCCAGCCTTTGCGAAACATCTGAACCATGgtcatatacatacatacatacatacatatatgaacAATTATCTAATTGTTAATGTATGcttgtaataaatgaataataaagcaACTTCATAATTGGAGAACAGTGAAAGAGACGCAAACGGAAATtagaaattaatcatttttaatacaaaatgaaaaattgcacTCTAATAATATACAGTTATGTTTGACTCGTACTATACACGAAATACAGCTGTATTAGCCTGTAAAGATTGTGATCCCTTTTAGGGCGCAGGTTGTAAAGAGGATTCAGTCACAGCCTTACTGATTATGCGGtggtggaggaggtggaggtgggGGCTGGAACATAAAGCCCTGATTGGGCCCCGGGGGCCACGGGGCCATTCCCATGTGAAAGGGTGGCGGTCTGGGAAAGGGTGGCATCATTGGGCCTTGGAAGGGAAACATGCGTGGATCTGGAGGGGGGAACATGTACTCAGGAGGGAAGGAGGGGCGAGCGTGATAGTTGCTATGAAAAGCACCGCCAGGATTGTGGTGCTGCCCGCGGGGAACATTGCGGTTCTGTCTGGGCTTCCGCCGACCGGCTTTATGAGGAGGAGGACCTTTATGGGCGTCCGCTTCATCCtctggaaaatgaaaagagtgGTTAACATCCCGGCCAGGTTCAAATTAGACTACTGGTGAGTAATGAAAAAACTTTTTAGCCATTtgataaaatcatttaagttaatttttttccctaattaatgtacacacagcaccccatattatgcacacacacgcatatatatatatacacacacacatatacatatatacacacacacacgactcaCCTGAGTCAGAATCTTTTTGTGGTCGTCTCTTATGCTCTTTATGCTTCTGTTTGGCCATTTTCTCTTGCTCATCATCACTAAAATCAAGTGCCTACATATATGCGTAAGAAAAACCAATCAACAGAGAGGTTAAACCATCACTCATTAAAAGACCACACTGATGAAACACTCTTAGGACATTCCATAGAGTTGAAGCCTTTGTTGTCCtgattttcttaaataattgttataaaatagATCAACATTTACCTCTGGAGGTGGTTCTTGGTCATTTTTCCATGATGCATCTGAGCCCTTGGTCCTTGTTTGAGGAgaataattagttatttttaccaAAGCATTAAAGATATTGTATTTCAAGGAAACGGTTTTCCTCAAATGATGAAAGTACTCACTTTTGGAGCAGCTGTGTAAATATGTAGTCTGTGAAATCTTTCATTTTGGGAGCAAAGTAAACTGTATCTCGAATTTTAAGATCTTTCTGGTCGATGTCGTCATGGGAGTTGAACCGCAAAACATAGTAGGGCTGACAAACTGGACCGAACACTTCAAAGATCTATAAAGAAGAAACCAACAATATTTTAGTCCCACGAAACTGCCGTTTATTATAGTTTTCCAGGACCCCCTGATCTGCACATTTGGGTGGAGGAATTGCACAATATGAAAAAGTATTTGACAGGAATGTATAGcgtactaatatatatatatatatatatatatatatatatatatatatactaaccTTGCCAATAGAGGTTCTGTTTTTGGTGAATAACACACTGTCTTCATTCAGTGGTGGTGTGTTCCTGTACGACTCCACAATCACTAAATAAAACGAATCAGTTTTGTATGAAATGTCCTCTAAATTCAGTCAAGACAAAACTCTTATGCTGCTCCTCAGTGAAAGTGCAAAAATATGACAAAGTGAGTagataaatagtttttttaatgctaaattgtaGCTGataaatatctatttataataaaaaaggatCAATTGATaataaagactggagtaatgatgctgagaattcaactttgcatcacagaaataaatataacaaataaataatattttaaatatattaacagacaatttatcatttattttatttactatatttttaatcaaataaatgcatttaaaaacattaacctcaaaaatcattagtaaaCGTATGCTTTGAGGCTGACAGACGCCCGTTTACCTAATTGCTCCACAACACTTGATATTGTCCCAATGGCCTCCATCTCTGTATCTTCTGGAAGGCTGATATGGAGGCTCTCCACTGCAGGAAGGTCCTACACAACAGAAGGTAACTTAAAAAATCATTCTCTTTTGTGTCTTATATTATAATTTGCTCGTTCGATAGCTATTTTGATTACAAGTGGGCAGTTCAGAAAACTTCAGTTGGGTTTATAGACTGCCGCTTAGCCTCTTACCCTTACCTCGATAAGCAGCTCATCCTGGGTTTTCAATGGAGCAGGCTTTTTGTCAATGGCCATGGCAAcaccttcatcttcatcttccaCGTTGTTCATGGCTAAATTTAAAGGTTCAGAGGAGGAAGAGGTTGAGGATGACGAAGAGGAGGATGTGGAGGACGAAGAGTCTGAGTCACtgtatcataaaaataaaaagattaaatcattaaataactGATGATCATTCAGATTAGcgtattttatacattatgtaCATCAATGAAAAAGATCATCAATGAGGTTGCTAGGGCAAGAGAAGGTTCTTAACTGAAGATCTCCAAGCACAGATTTTAATGCCCTATTACTTTACCTGTCTGAACAGTTGTCATCTGAGCTGTTTCCTCTGTACTGCATGCTCAGCAGAGCCAACGATCCAGTCCCAAACTGTGGGCTAACCACAGTTCCACTCGGTGTCTCTACAGGTCCAGTCTGAACGCTGGAGATCTGATCTCCTGCCAATCCAGGCTGATTGCTGGTTAAAGGTCCTCCCGTTGGCAGAGGCTGACCACTGGAGCTCTGATCTCCAGTTTGAGCAGACTGAATGCTGCTGCAGTGATCTGCTTTCGGTCCAGATGAACCACCAGTCTGTTCAGACTGATCATTTAGGACTACTTCTGATGTCGGTTCAAGGTGACTACTTGAGCTCTGATCGCCTGTCGGTGCAAACTGATGACCGGTTAGAGGTTCTGCTGTTGGTCTGTGTTCGCCACTGGAGCCCTGATCTCCTGTGTGTACAGACTGATCTTCTGCTGGCCCAGGCTGACCTCTGCTGCACTGATCTTCTAGTTGTTCAGACTGACCACCGCTGCATGGCTCATCTGATGGTCCAAGTTGAGGACCAAGGTTCTGATCACACGTCGTTTGAGTCTGAAACTGTGTATTATTAATATCCaattccattttctctttttcagctTCATGATCTCGATTCTGTAAAAGAAACGAAATTGTAACAGTTAAAACACTATACAAATGTTATTGTGATCTAAGAACTCCATGGAGTATGATTGCACTTTAACgtgttacttttgttttaaaaagggCTTGAGCACTAACCTGACTTAAAGcactaaatctaaaaattattaacacattattattattatactcaTAGTTGTTTACGCGGTAAACTACGTAATATGGTGACGTGATATCAACGCACGAGGGCGACCCGCTACGTGTAGCATAAAACAGCCTTTTTCTAGATATAAGCCTTATGTCAGTTCTTCCTCCAACGCAGGTGTacatcatttaataatatgGCTCACATGCGCTGTCCATTGCTTTATGAGTGACACttctttaattttgaaaaataccGAGGGCCCCTTTAAGTAATCAGAATGCAAGACTAAAGTAGCCGAGGGTGACAGTAATGCTGTGACCTGCAATCAATTTACCTTCCAACAGTTCTTATTCTTCTCATCTTATTCACTACCCGTTCATAATTGTGAATGTATTGCGTTGTTCAGGGGTTGAAGCACATGCTTAACTAATCCACGTTTAAATTATGTATAGTAGGAATTCAATACGtataaagtctttttaaaaaattatatgaacgACTAAAACATAGGTACGGTTATAAATTGTGCTTTACCTGGCCATCTGTTACGTTCTCTGTATTTGAATTCTCCATGTTTAGGTTTCCATGTGAGAACAGCGTGAAGAAAGCGCTTCAAACGTGATTTTACGTCATTGTCGTCACAACAACAGGAACGCTGAGGAccgtttcaaaataaaagtcccgttCGTgactgtcaaaataataaaaacgttttaaaatgaagcaaacaTGGGCTTATCGACTACATTTAAACACCTAGATGCTTTCTATTCATATAAAGTACACTTAGGAAAGAAACgctaaatgtatttttcgtTGTTCGCAAAGTACTACAAACGTAGTCGACAGAACCATCAGTATAAAACtgcaatgaaatgaaacagtagggggaaaaaacagtCAACTCCTTCGAGCCGGATTCGAACCAGCGACCTAAGGATTTCAGTGTTCAACCGCTACAGTCCtccgctctaccaactgagctatcgAAGGGCTGATGCGGCAGTATTCACAATAGAATTTCAGGTACATTTTCACTCAAACGccatcaaaatatttcaaaagttgCGCAATATATCGTTTACTAATTTAAAAGCGCAGGTTGCGCGTCACCCTCAACAATTAAAGATTATCCTTCGAGCCGGATTCGAACCAGCGACCTAAGGATCACAGCTTTAAACCTCTACAGTCCtccgctctaccaactgagctatcgAAGGTCTGACGAACACCGGAACTCACCCGTGATTGGCTTAGCGCTGAACCAATCGGAATGGGCGGCGCCTCAGACGCTGGAAAAACTGCGCGTGTAGTTCTCTTTCAGCTAAACATAAAAGCATTCACAATTAAACGCTTGATTCACGCCACTATTCCTGATGAAACGTAAACGTCAGATCTGAACTCGGCTCGCAAAACATCTCATTGCGAAGCTAGGGAGTAGCGTAGTGCTAACGAATGACCAGCAGATGGAGCTATGCGTCTCTACATAAATCCCTGTACGCGTGCTTTTAGAAAAGGCAGCGTGGAGAGATGTTTCACACAGAAATGACTTTGAAGTTTTACAATTATAGTTATTTGCTCATCCGCTTGTtgcacaaaacttttttttccttggaGCACAAAGTTTTAAGACAACGTTTtacaataaaagtgaatgaTATGCAGAAAAAACATGCCGTTTTGGAACAAGAGGTTGCctgaatcatatttttaattattatatatttatttatgcttctAATTTCACTAAACAGTGAATGTATTCACCCCCTCTCCCAGTTTAACTGACACCTTATTCCTCTTGGTCTTATTTTAATGAAGGATTAATTTATGtcgttttaaaagaaatataaaacctTGCAGTGGCACTAGCgcacagagacaaaaaaaaagcagcccACACAGAAATATCAGGAGGCCATGAACCCCACAGTGGTTTAATCCTAAAAAATATATGGCATGATTGACAACACAACCTGGATCAGATGAAATAAAtcgaattaaaaaaagtatgaaaaataaataattaaaaatgttatgcagTTTTTGATATAATTTTGCTCAAATGTTATGAAACCTGCGACATCCTAGGACTCAAATTACATGAACAAGTGTCATTttaaagagggggaaaaaaagaaatttaggGTTTATTTATGAGTCACATCTGAaggtttcaaaaaaatatatatatcattagtCACGTTAACACAGAGATAAACAATGGCACATATTGGATTTCTAATTTAAAAGTTATGTGGTGCTCTGAGGACTGTCATATTCAGGAgacaaaagttaaataaattactacCATTAACATACATATTTGAGTATTATATACAAGGGAGTTATTGGAACAAAAATCTACAATTCAAATTTCGTTGTCAACAATTCTGAAGTATTACCCTATTTTACaccatgtgtttgtgtatgcgtgtgttaGTTCTTGTATtcggaaattaaaaaaaaaaaaaaaaccctgcgaCAGTGCAGTCCTGTGATAAACAGGTGATACTTTTATGCATCCTCACCAAGTCCAGCAAAATAGACTCTTTCTCTAAAggaataatataaacaaactcCTCTATGTACAGGATTCAACAGAACAGGTAACAGACTAACTAAAACACTGATTCTGACAGATCCAGGGCACAGAGGCTGGAGAACAGAAGCTCGTGACAACCAGCATTTGATTTTGCAATAGGGCTGATTCAGTTTTTCAGTGATAAAAGCTCGCTAGATAAGATATGACAGGTCTGATATCTCACTCAGATCCAGTAATACATTTCCAATTAAGAATGTGTACccctttaaaatgcatatttacagtTGGCATATTTTTGTTGCAGGAAATGATGCCAAATCTAGGTTGTCGTGGCGAGCAGCTCCAGTCTCTGGCCTCTGATTGGTGTAAACAGACACTTGATGAAACAAAGAGGTTATAAAACCCATTCACATACCATTTTCCCCCTTTTAGTCTTGTGTTTCTCATCTTCTAAAAATCaaagaattgtatttttgtgtataaattATGATAAAACACATCCCTCCTTTTCCTTCAACATCCCTTAAATTCTCAATAGCAACagtggtttttattttcataggAAAAACTCAAGAATTTAGTTTGTAAACAGTCAAATCTGAATCTCCAGATGGCATCTTGATAACGGTTTTGGACTTGGTCGAATGTGACGAGAATGAACCTTTTTATATTACTCTGAAGCAAATGACGTAAAAGAAAACGCGAAATCCTTCATGAACCGTAGCTCGGGGCGAAGCCAACCAATCAGAAGGGAGCGGGAGAACTTGACCGCCCAATGAGAAGGCAGAATTTGTGATGTGCGAGTCCAGACTTGACGGACGACTCCAAGCAGTGGCATAGTGACAGTAAGGAGATCAGAAGGGGTTAAAGGTCACTCTTTTGCGAGCTGTGGCTAGTTACCGGGCATATCGGGGGCCCCTGCATAGCTGAAAGGTGCCATTGGCAGTATTAGAGCAATACGGGATGAAGAATCACAGGTCATGCCTTTTCAAATAAGCGTAGGACGACATCCAGGGAGTATGGGTGTGTTTAAAACAAGCCGAGCAT from Puntigrus tetrazona isolate hp1 chromosome 4, ASM1883169v1, whole genome shotgun sequence carries:
- the naf1 gene encoding H/ACA ribonucleoprotein complex non-core subunit NAF1, with the protein product MENSNTENVTDGQNRDHEAEKEKMELDINNTQFQTQTTCDQNLGPQLGPSDEPCSGGQSEQLEDQCSRGQPGPAEDQSVHTGDQGSSGEHRPTAEPLTGHQFAPTGDQSSSSHLEPTSEVVLNDQSEQTGGSSGPKADHCSSIQSAQTGDQSSSGQPLPTGGPLTSNQPGLAGDQISSVQTGPVETPSGTVVSPQFGTGSLALLSMQYRGNSSDDNCSDSDSDSSSSTSSSSSSSTSSSSEPLNLAMNNVEDEDEGVAMAIDKKPAPLKTQDELLIEDLPAVESLHISLPEDTEMEAIGTISSVVEQLVIVESYRNTPPLNEDSVLFTKNRTSIGKIFEVFGPVCQPYYVLRFNSHDDIDQKDLKIRDTVYFAPKMKDFTDYIFTQLLQKTKGSDASWKNDQEPPPEALDFSDDEQEKMAKQKHKEHKRRPQKDSDSEDEADAHKGPPPHKAGRRKPRQNRNVPRGQHHNPGGAFHSNYHARPSFPPEYMFPPPDPRMFPFQGPMMPPFPRPPPFHMGMAPWPPGPNQGFMFQPPPPPPPPPHNQ